The following coding sequences are from one Hymenobacter sp. DG25A window:
- a CDS encoding shikimate dehydrogenase family protein, producing MREFGLIGRSLEHSFSQTYFTQKFDNLGLSDHRYELFELYSITELPTLLAQHPELKGLNVTIPYKEQVWTYLDEMSPIAARIGAVNVIEFAPDGRRIGHNTDYIGFQESVRRFYPARGDDAGALILGTGGAAKAVETALRDLGIRCWLVSRNSLAAGLTYADLSPSLLEAHTLIINTTPLGTYPNVAECPTIPYEHLTERHYLYDLIYNPGETLFMQKGREMGAHTKNGFEMLCLQAEAAWAIWNK from the coding sequence ATGAGGGAATTTGGATTGATTGGTCGCTCTTTGGAGCATTCTTTTTCGCAGACGTACTTCACCCAGAAGTTTGATAACCTGGGTTTGAGCGACCATCGGTACGAGCTGTTTGAGCTGTATTCTATTACGGAGCTGCCCACGCTTTTGGCGCAGCATCCGGAGCTGAAGGGCCTCAACGTCACCATTCCCTACAAAGAGCAGGTGTGGACGTACCTGGATGAAATGTCGCCGATTGCGGCGCGCATTGGGGCGGTAAACGTAATTGAGTTTGCGCCGGATGGCCGCCGCATTGGCCACAACACCGACTATATAGGGTTCCAGGAATCGGTGAGGCGCTTTTACCCGGCGCGCGGCGACGATGCCGGCGCGCTGATTCTGGGCACGGGCGGCGCGGCCAAAGCCGTAGAAACCGCCCTGCGCGACCTGGGCATCCGGTGCTGGCTGGTCTCGCGCAACTCCCTGGCCGCCGGCCTCACCTACGCCGACCTTTCTCCTTCTTTGCTGGAGGCGCATACGCTTATCATCAACACCACGCCCCTGGGCACCTACCCCAATGTGGCCGAGTGCCCCACCATACCCTACGAGCACCTCACGGAGCGCCACTACCTCTACGACCTGATCTACAACCCCGGCGAAACCCTCTTTATGCAGAAAGGCCGCGAAATGGGTGCCCACACCAAAAACGGCTTCGAAATGCTCTGCCTGCAGGCCGAAGCCGCCTGGGCTATCTGGAATAAATAA
- a CDS encoding RNA polymerase sigma factor translates to MRPLSSPHTLSESELLDACLAGSRLAQKQLYDRYSARMMAVCMRYAQTTFEAEDVLQEGFLTVFKNLTKFRRECPLEFWIRRIMVNAALRQHRRNAHLVAVSEGEYPQDLADEEFTLANYGFEELLTLIQELAPRYRMVFNLFAIEGYSHKEIGELMGISEGTSKSQYARARVILKNKLERLDAHRTNGTFSR, encoded by the coding sequence GTGCGTCCTCTCTCCTCACCCCACACCCTGAGCGAGTCTGAACTGCTTGATGCTTGTCTGGCTGGTAGCCGCCTGGCACAAAAGCAGCTTTACGACCGGTACTCTGCCAGGATGATGGCCGTTTGCATGCGCTATGCCCAAACCACGTTTGAGGCCGAAGACGTACTGCAGGAGGGCTTTCTGACGGTGTTTAAAAACCTGACCAAATTTCGGCGGGAGTGCCCCCTGGAATTCTGGATTCGTCGTATCATGGTGAATGCTGCCCTGCGCCAGCACCGGCGCAATGCGCACTTGGTAGCGGTCAGCGAAGGCGAATACCCCCAGGACCTGGCCGATGAAGAGTTTACCCTGGCCAACTATGGCTTTGAGGAGCTGCTGACCCTGATTCAGGAGCTGGCCCCTCGCTACCGGATGGTGTTCAACCTATTTGCTATTGAAGGCTATAGCCACAAAGAAATTGGGGAGCTGATGGGCATTTCCGAAGGCACCAGCAAATCACAGTACGCCCGGGCACGGGTTATTTTGAAAAACAAACTAGAGCGCCTCGACGCTCACCGGACCAATGGAACCTTCAGCCGATAA